GGATTCCGCGCTCGGCGAAGAACGGCCGGAGCAGCGCATTGACGGCCAGCGTCTGCCGCCGGATCTCGGCGAGCTCGGCTTCGGTTGCCCAGCCGAACGCGATCGCGTGGTCGTCGTTGATCAGCGGGTCGCCGAGCTCATCGGACTTGTAGCAGAACTCGATGATCGGCTTCTTGAGCTCCTCGCCTTCCGGACGGTCGAGCCGCTTCTTGCAGCTTCCGGTGATGATGTTTCGCAGGATCGTCTCGACCGGAATGATCTGCAGCCGCTCGACGAGCATCTCGCGGTCGGAAAGAGTCGCGACGTAGTGGTTGTCGATGCCGAGGCCTTTGAGCAGCGTGAACAGTCGCGCGGAGATGCGCTGGTTCAGCATGCCCTTCGACTCGATCGTGCCTTTCTTCTGCGCGTTGAACGCGGTCGCGTCGTCCTTGAAGTAGAAGATCAGCTTGGTCGGGTCGGTCGTCGCGTAGATCTTCTTGGCCTTGCCTTCGGCAATCATCTCGGTCTTTTCGGGTGCACTCATGACGGATCCTCCTGCAGTCCTCTGTCGATAATGCCCGCCACGTGGGCGAGCGCATGACGCACGTCGAACGAATCTTCGATCTCGCCGCGGCTGAGGTGCGCGGAGATGTCGGGATCTTCCGCAACCATCGCCCGGAAGTCACCTTCGGCCAGTGCGCAACGCTGCACCCAGCCGTACGCAACCTCGCGCGCGAGCCCCTTGTCGACCAGCGACAGCAACAGCCGTTCGGATGCAAGGCGCCCGCCGGTCAGGTCGAGATTCCGCTTCATGTTCGCGGGCCGCACTTCGAGGCCGCTTACGATCCCGGTCATGCGCGCCAGCATGAAGTCGAGCGCGATCGTCGAGTCGGGCGCGATCACGCGCTCGGCTGACGAGTGGCTGATGTCGCGCTCGTGCCACAGCGCGATGTTCTCGAGCGCCACCATCGCATTCGCACGCACCACGCGCGCCAGGCCGCAAAGGTTCTCGGACAGGATCGGATTGCGCTTGTGCGGCATCGCCGACGAGCCTTTCTGTCCCTTGCCGAACGGCTCGAGCGCTTCGAGCAGCTCGGTGCGCTGGAGGTGACGGATCTCGGTTGCAAACCGTTCGATGCCGCCGGCGACGACCGCGAGCGTCGCGAAGAACGCGGCGTGGCGGTCGCGCGGCACGACCTGGGTTGCGACCGGTTCCGGCGCGAGGCCGAGTTCGGACAGCACCTCCGCCTCGATGTCGGGGCCGTTGACGCCGTAGCTGCCGACCGCGCCCGAGAGCTTCCCGAACGCAATCTCGCGTGCGGCCTGCTCGAGCCGTGCCTGCGACCTCGTGAGCTCGGCGAACCAGCCGGCGAGCTTGAGGCCGAAAGTAATCGGCTGGGCATGGATCCCGTGGCTGCGCCCGACCATCACTGTCTCGCGATGAGCGTCGACCTGCTTGCGGACGGCAGCCTTGAGGCCCTCCAGCGTTTTCAGAAGAATTTTCGAGGCTTCGACGAGCTGGAGCGCGAACGCGGTATCGACGACGTCCGACGACGTCATGCCGAAATGCAGGAAGCGCCCCGCATCGCCGACCGTCTCGGCAACGGCGGTCACGAATGCGATGACGTCGTGATGAACGACCGCTTCGATCTCGGCGATGCGGTCGGCATTCACCTTTGCTTTGGCGCGGATCTCGGCGACGGCCTCGGATGGAATGGCCCCACGGCGTGCGAGCGCCGCGCACACGGCAACCTCGATCTCGAGCATGAGCTCGTAGCGGCGCTGGTCGCTCCAGAGCGCTCCCATCTCGGCACGCGTGTATCTCGGTATCATTCAGGCCTGCCTGTCATTTCCGCGCCCACCCGACAGGCCAGCGGGCCTGTGGACAGAAAAAAGGAGAGCTCAGACCGGTCGATCAGCGGGGCGGAAACCCGCGATTTATCAGAATTGGGGATTCGGGAAAGCGGCGGCGGCGAATGTGTGCCCAAAACCGGCCGGATCGTGCGTTCCGCGACCCGCAGCCGGTTAAAGTTTCGCTCAGGATGTATGACCGAACCCACCGTGTCCGCGTGCGGTATCGTCGAGCATCTCCACTTCCTCGATCTCGCAATCGGCAACCGGACAGATGACGAGCTGCGCGATGCGCTGTCCCGGCTCGATGCGAACAGGATCGGTCGAAAGGTTGATCAGGATGACCGAAACCTCGCCGCGGTAGTCGGGATCGATGGTCCCCGGAGCGTTCGGAATGCTGAGGCCCTGGCGCAGCGCAAGCCCGCTGCGCGGGCGCACCTGGCCTTCGTAACCACGCGGAATCGCGATCGCGAATCCGCAAGGTACGGCAAGGCGCGCGCCCGGAGCGATGACGATGGCCGACCCGATCGCAGCCGGCAGATCCATGCCGACGGCGCCGTCGGTCATGCGGCGCGGAAGCTCGACGGCAATGTTGCCGACGCGCCGCACTTGCACTCGAAGTGGTTCGCCGGCGCCGGGCACCACGAGCTCAGGAAGCCGGAAGCGCCATCGCGTCGGCTTCGAGGTCGCCGAGCAGCACGGCGGCGGCGCGCTCGAAGTCGAACATCTCGCGCGCGAGCGAGATCATGTCGTCGTTGGTCACGGCTTCGATCGCCGAGGTGATCTCTTCGAGCTCGATCGGACGATCGTAGTACAGAATGTTGCGGCCGATGCGCGACATGCGGCTGTCGGTGGTTTCGAGCGAAAGCGGAATGCTTCCGATGAGCTGCGTCTTGACGCGCTCGAGCTCGCCGGCTCCGAGCCCCTCGCGCACCATCGAGCGCATCTCCTCGAAAATGAGCTCGTTGACCTCGGCCACGGCGTCGCGGCCGCACGCGGCATAAACGCCGGTGTAGCCGATGTCGCGGTACGGGGCCTGGAACGCGTAGACGGTGTACGCTTTGCCGCGCTCCTCGCGAACGCGCTGGAACAGGCGCGAGCTCATGCCGCCGCCGAGCGCGGCAATCAGCACTTCGCCGGCTTCGCGGCGCGGGTCGAGCATCGAAAGACCGGGCATCCCGATCGTAAGGTGCGCCTGCTCGATCTCGCGGCGAACCAGATAAAGGCCCGGACGGATGTCGGGCCGATCCTGGCTGCGCTCGAGCTCTGCGGCGGGCTCGAGCGCCCCGTAGATCTGCCGGCATCGCGCTACCAGCTCGTCGTGGTCCACCGGGCCGGCGGCCGAGATGATCAGCCGGTTCGGCTTCCGGAAATCACGAAGGAACCCGAGGATGTCGTCGCGATTGATCCGCTCGACGCTCGCGATCGAGCCGGCAACCGGCCATCCGAGCCGGTGTCCCGGCCAGTAGCATTCGAGAAGATGATCGTGCGAGTACTCTTCCGGATCGTCCTCGACGTCGAGGATCTCCTGGATGATGACTTCGCGCTCGAGCTCGAGGTCTTCGTTGCGCGGCTCGGCGTGCAGCACGAGGTCGGACAGCACGTCGAGCGCGGTCATCGCCTCGCCGGCAAGGACGCGTGCGTGGTAGCACGTACATTCCTTGTCGGTGAAGGCATCGATGGAGCCGCCCCGACGCTCGATCTCCTCGGCGATCTGCCGCGCCGAGCGGCGCGGCGTGCCCTTGAAGAGCAGGTGCTCGACGAAGTGCGCGACGCCGACGATCCGTTCGTCCTCGAAGCTCGCGCTCGTGTCGGCCCAGACCCCGATCGAAACCGATGGAACGTCTCGCACCGTCTCGGTAACGACGCGCACGCCGTTCTCGAGACGTGTCGAGCGCAGCAGTGGGTTCAAGCGCTCTCTCCCATTGTTCGCTCGCTCAAGCGCTGTCCCTTTCGACGTTCGCTCAAGCGCTCTCGGCCCATCTCACGTTCGCTCAAGCGCTCTCTCTTTCGGCAGCGCCGCCCTGTTCGCGGCGGGCTTCCTTGAGGCTCAGGCGGATCTTGCCCTGGCGATCGACCTCGAGAACCTTGACCGGGATCTTGTCGCCTTCCTTCAGGAACTCGCGCACGCTCTCGACGCGCTTGTCGTCGATCTGCGAGATGTGCAGGAGGCCGTCGGTGCCCGGGAGGATCTCGACGAACGCTCCGAAGTCCGCAATGCGGCGCACGGTTCCGTTGTAGATGCGGCCAACCTCGGGGCTCGCGCAGATGCCCTGGATGATGTCGAGCGCCTGGCGCATCGCGACGCCGTCGGACGAAGCCACCAGCACGGTGCCGTCGTCGGACACGTCGATCTTGCAGCCGGTCTGCTCGACGATCCCGCGGATGACCTTTCCACCCGGTCCGATGAGGTCGCGGATCTTGTCGGGGTGAATGCGGACGGTCTCGATGCGCGGCGCGTGCTGCGACATCTCGCCGCGCGGCGCGGCCAGGCCCTTCTCCATCTCCGACAGCACGTGCAGGCGGGCGGTGCGCGCCTTGTAGAGCGCGTCGCGCATGACCTCGCGCGGAATGCCGGCGATCTTGATGTCCATCTGGACGGCGGTCACGCCGGTCTTGGTCCCGGCAACCTTGAAGTCCATGTCGCCGAGGTGATCCTCGTCGCCGAGGATGTCGGTCAGCACGCTGAACTTGCCGTCTTCGGCGATCAGGCCCATCGCGACGCCCGCGACCGCAGCCTTGATCGGAACTCCGGCGTCCATCAGCGACAGCGACGCGCCGCAGACGGTCGCCATCGACGATGAACCGTTCGACTCGGTGATCTCCGAGACGACGCGCATCGTGTACGGGAAGTCTTCGAGCGCCGGCAGCACCGGCAGAATCGCCCGTTCGGCGAGCGCGCCGTGGCCGATTTCGCGGCGGCCGGCCGAGCGCAGCATCTTCACCTCGCCGACGCTGTACGGCGGGAAGTTGTAGTGCAGCATGAAGCGCTTCTTGACGTCGCCGAGCAGCGCATCGATGCGCTGCGCATCGGCGGAGGTGCCGAGCGTCGCGACGACGATCGCCTGCGTCTCGCCGCGCGTGAACAGCGCGCTGCCGTGCGTGCGCGGCAGAATGCCGGTCTCGACCGCGATCGGCCGGACCACGTCGAGCGTACGGCCGTCGACGCGCTTGCCCTTGGCCACGATGTCGCCGCGGACGATGTCTTCCTTGACCCGTGAGTAGGCGCGCGAGACTTCGCTGCCGAAGGCCGCGAGGTCGTCTGGCACCGCAGCCTTGAACTCCGCCTTGGCGACGTTCAGGTTCGCGTAGCGCTCGAGCTTGTCGGTAAACGAGTACGCCTTGCGCAGCGGCGCTTCGGCGAGCTCGCGGACGCGCCGCAGCACGTCGTCCGAGATCGTCGGTGCGACGAACTCGCGCTTGGTCTTTCCGGCCAGGCTGCGCAGCTCGTCCTGCATCTTGCAGATCGGGATGATCGCGTCGGCTCCGAAGTAGAGCGCTTCGAGCAGCTCGTCTTCCGGAATCTGCACGCCGCCGCCTTCGACCATGACGATGCTGTCGCTCTTGGCGGCGATCAGGATGTTGATGTCGCTCGTCTCGAGATCGTCGAGCGACGGATTGACGATCAGCTTGCCGCCGACGCGCCCGACGCGCACGGCGCCGACCGGTCCGTCGAACGGGACGTCCGAGATGTG
This sequence is a window from Candidatus Limnocylindrales bacterium. Protein-coding genes within it:
- the purC gene encoding phosphoribosylaminoimidazolesuccinocarboxamide synthase — encoded protein: MSAPEKTEMIAEGKAKKIYATTDPTKLIFYFKDDATAFNAQKKGTIESKGMLNQRISARLFTLLKGLGIDNHYVATLSDREMLVERLQIIPVETILRNIITGSCKKRLDRPEGEELKKPIIEFCYKSDELGDPLINDDHAIAFGWATEAELAEIRRQTLAVNALLRPFFAERGILLVDFKLEFGRTADGRVLLGDEICPDTCRFWDAATRKKLDKDRFRQDLGEVSEAYLEIDRRTAV
- the purB gene encoding adenylosuccinate lyase gives rise to the protein MIPRYTRAEMGALWSDQRRYELMLEIEVAVCAALARRGAIPSEAVAEIRAKAKVNADRIAEIEAVVHHDVIAFVTAVAETVGDAGRFLHFGMTSSDVVDTAFALQLVEASKILLKTLEGLKAAVRKQVDAHRETVMVGRSHGIHAQPITFGLKLAGWFAELTRSQARLEQAAREIAFGKLSGAVGSYGVNGPDIEAEVLSELGLAPEPVATQVVPRDRHAAFFATLAVVAGGIERFATEIRHLQRTELLEALEPFGKGQKGSSAMPHKRNPILSENLCGLARVVRANAMVALENIALWHERDISHSSAERVIAPDSTIALDFMLARMTGIVSGLEVRPANMKRNLDLTGGRLASERLLLSLVDKGLAREVAYGWVQRCALAEGDFRAMVAEDPDISAHLSRGEIEDSFDVRHALAHVAGIIDRGLQEDPS
- the dut gene encoding dUTP diphosphatase: MQVRRVGNIAVELPRRMTDGAVGMDLPAAIGSAIVIAPGARLAVPCGFAIAIPRGYEGQVRPRSGLALRQGLSIPNAPGTIDPDYRGEVSVILINLSTDPVRIEPGQRIAQLVICPVADCEIEEVEMLDDTARGHGGFGHTS
- a CDS encoding pitrilysin family protein; its protein translation is MNPLLRSTRLENGVRVVTETVRDVPSVSIGVWADTSASFEDERIVGVAHFVEHLLFKGTPRRSARQIAEEIERRGGSIDAFTDKECTCYHARVLAGEAMTALDVLSDLVLHAEPRNEDLELEREVIIQEILDVEDDPEEYSHDHLLECYWPGHRLGWPVAGSIASVERINRDDILGFLRDFRKPNRLIISAAGPVDHDELVARCRQIYGALEPAAELERSQDRPDIRPGLYLVRREIEQAHLTIGMPGLSMLDPRREAGEVLIAALGGGMSSRLFQRVREERGKAYTVYAFQAPYRDIGYTGVYAACGRDAVAEVNELIFEEMRSMVREGLGAGELERVKTQLIGSIPLSLETTDSRMSRIGRNILYYDRPIELEEITSAIEAVTNDDMISLAREMFDFERAAAVLLGDLEADAMALPAS
- the pnp gene encoding polyribonucleotide nucleotidyltransferase, which translates into the protein MRHEVALEVGGRRLSLETGRIAKQADGAVVVTYNDTVVLVTAVSAHSMREGQDFFPLTVEYQEKAFAAGKIPGGFFKREGRQGADEILICRCIDRPIRPLFPEGYMYETQLIATVLSADRAGAPDAISLIGASAAFHISDVPFDGPVGAVRVGRVGGKLIVNPSLDDLETSDINILIAAKSDSIVMVEGGGVQIPEDELLEALYFGADAIIPICKMQDELRSLAGKTKREFVAPTISDDVLRRVRELAEAPLRKAYSFTDKLERYANLNVAKAEFKAAVPDDLAAFGSEVSRAYSRVKEDIVRGDIVAKGKRVDGRTLDVVRPIAVETGILPRTHGSALFTRGETQAIVVATLGTSADAQRIDALLGDVKKRFMLHYNFPPYSVGEVKMLRSAGRREIGHGALAERAILPVLPALEDFPYTMRVVSEITESNGSSSMATVCGASLSLMDAGVPIKAAVAGVAMGLIAEDGKFSVLTDILGDEDHLGDMDFKVAGTKTGVTAVQMDIKIAGIPREVMRDALYKARTARLHVLSEMEKGLAAPRGEMSQHAPRIETVRIHPDKIRDLIGPGGKVIRGIVEQTGCKIDVSDDGTVLVASSDGVAMRQALDIIQGICASPEVGRIYNGTVRRIADFGAFVEILPGTDGLLHISQIDDKRVESVREFLKEGDKIPVKVLEVDRQGKIRLSLKEARREQGGAAERESA